A region of Flavobacterium indicum GPTSA100-9 = DSM 17447 DNA encodes the following proteins:
- a CDS encoding DUF2238 domain-containing protein, protein MKPISIFIVLFFFGLVLSGIHPKEYFTWFLEVVPALLGFLILLITFKKFSFTNFTYFFILLHCYVLFLGGHYTYAEVPLFDWIKDTFHQTRNNYDKVGHFFQGFVPAMIVRELFIRKEVISNKSYFNFIIVSICLAISAAYEWIEWWVSICTGEGGDAFLGTQGYIWDTQSDMLLATVGAISMLVFFSKFQDKAISAFLNKK, encoded by the coding sequence TATCAATTTTTATAGTTCTTTTTTTCTTCGGATTGGTGCTGTCTGGAATTCACCCCAAAGAATATTTTACTTGGTTTTTAGAAGTTGTACCGGCTTTACTTGGTTTTCTAATTTTACTGATTACTTTTAAAAAGTTTTCGTTTACCAATTTTACCTATTTCTTTATTTTACTTCATTGCTATGTTTTGTTTTTAGGCGGACATTACACCTATGCAGAAGTACCACTGTTTGATTGGATTAAAGATACATTTCATCAAACCAGAAACAATTATGATAAAGTGGGACATTTTTTTCAAGGATTTGTTCCAGCTATGATTGTTAGAGAATTATTTATTCGCAAAGAAGTTATTTCTAATAAAAGTTATTTTAACTTTATTATTGTATCCATTTGCTTGGCTATTAGCGCTGCTTATGAATGGATAGAATGGTGGGTTTCTATTTGTACAGGTGAAGGCGGTGATGCATTTCTAGGTACTCAAGGGTATATTTGGGATACTCAATCGGATATGTTGTTAGCTACTGTTGGAGCAATTTCAATGCTCGTTTTTTTTAGTAAATTTCAAGATAAAGCAATTTCAGCTTTCTTAAATAAAAAGTAA
- a CDS encoding GNAT family N-acetyltransferase, translated as MLTINFNPFPVLNSARLHFRQLMDSDAPEVFRLRSDKERMKYIPRPILENEEQALAMIHFMNQKITENTDINWAVEEKETGKFIGFMGFYRTQPENHRTEIGYMVLPEFEGKGFVTEAINTMLEYAFSVQNFHSIDAVIDPENIGSARVLEKNGFVKEAHFKENEFYNGIFIDSVHYGILKRDFLSKK; from the coding sequence ATGTTAACTATAAATTTTAATCCATTTCCTGTTTTAAATTCAGCACGTTTGCATTTTCGACAATTAATGGATTCTGATGCACCAGAGGTGTTTCGATTGCGAAGTGACAAGGAACGAATGAAATACATTCCTCGACCTATTTTAGAAAATGAAGAACAAGCACTTGCAATGATTCATTTTATGAATCAAAAAATAACAGAGAATACCGATATTAATTGGGCTGTTGAAGAAAAAGAAACAGGTAAATTTATTGGTTTTATGGGGTTTTATCGTACTCAACCTGAGAATCATCGAACTGAAATTGGTTATATGGTTCTTCCTGAATTTGAAGGAAAAGGTTTTGTAACCGAAGCGATAAATACGATGCTAGAATATGCTTTTTCGGTTCAAAATTTTCATTCTATTGATGCAGTTATTGATCCTGAAAATATTGGTTCTGCTCGAGTTTTAGAAAAAAATGGTTTTGTGAAAGAAGCTCATTTTAAAGAAAATGAATTTTATAATGGTATATTTATTGATTCCGTTCATTATGGGATTTTAAAAAGAGATTTTTTAAGTAAAAAGTAA
- a CDS encoding ABC transporter ATP-binding protein, translated as MNLFQQQFNEVQELLQLNDFQQVIKRIIDFTLDTEAIQFYKQTTAFLNWFDHNSNSVEVKEKLNQLLQDLYKVLIVKTIQPHQTIISIENLQKNYNSNFNLGPIQLEIKSGEIIGLVGENGNGKTTLLRSICRELEPSSGKINYQFSYDDGYDLRTKLVYIPQRTETWRGSMYENLEFAASCYGYSAEENNLIVDLVITRLGLRKYRNYNWSGLSSGYKMRFELARMLLRKPKILLIDEPLANLDILAQQTILDDFRNIANSPFRPIAIVLSSQQLYEVEKTSNQVVFLKQGKQRNLKSEDAIEQHFIVEFESDEPLLSIKQKLEGLGIENIEQNGGTLIATFPLTVDINQFMKALIDQQITIKYLRDITHSTRRFFIK; from the coding sequence ATGAATTTATTTCAACAACAATTTAATGAAGTTCAAGAGTTACTACAACTCAATGATTTTCAACAAGTAATTAAAAGAATAATCGATTTTACCCTAGATACGGAAGCTATTCAGTTTTATAAACAGACTACTGCCTTTCTAAATTGGTTCGACCATAACTCCAATTCAGTAGAAGTGAAAGAAAAATTGAACCAACTTCTACAAGACCTGTATAAAGTTTTAATTGTTAAAACAATACAACCACACCAAACCATAATTTCCATTGAAAATTTACAAAAGAATTACAATTCAAATTTTAATCTAGGTCCAATTCAATTAGAAATTAAATCGGGTGAAATTATTGGTTTAGTTGGAGAAAATGGTAATGGAAAAACCACATTGTTGCGAAGTATTTGTAGAGAATTAGAACCTTCATCAGGTAAAATCAACTATCAATTTTCTTATGATGATGGGTATGATTTACGAACTAAATTAGTTTATATACCTCAACGAACAGAAACTTGGCGCGGTTCTATGTATGAAAATTTAGAATTTGCAGCAAGTTGTTACGGCTATTCTGCTGAAGAAAATAATTTAATAGTCGATTTAGTGATTACTCGTTTAGGGCTCAGAAAATATAGAAATTATAATTGGTCGGGTTTATCCTCAGGGTATAAGATGCGCTTCGAATTGGCTCGAATGTTACTCCGAAAACCAAAAATTTTATTAATTGATGAACCCTTGGCAAATTTGGATATTTTAGCCCAACAAACCATATTAGATGATTTTAGAAATATTGCCAATTCTCCGTTTCGTCCAATAGCTATTGTGTTGAGTTCCCAACAATTGTATGAGGTTGAAAAAACATCAAATCAAGTGGTGTTTTTAAAACAAGGAAAACAACGCAATTTGAAATCAGAAGATGCTATAGAGCAACATTTTATAGTTGAATTTGAATCGGATGAACCGCTTTTAAGTATCAAACAAAAATTAGAAGGTTTAGGCATCGAAAACATAGAACAAAATGGTGGGACATTAATTGCAACTTTTCCATTAACAGTTGATATCAATCAATTTATGAAAGCATTAATTGACCAACAAATTACCATTAAATATTTAAGAGATATTACCCATTCAACCCGACGTTTCTTTATTAAATAA
- a CDS encoding aldose 1-epimerase family protein: protein MLITITNKFLTATINTLGAELVSLEKNQVNYIWEVDENYWNKTSPVLFPIVGRLKNDVYTLNGKEYTLPRHGFARNYEFQYELKAEHQVVFELESNAETKYNFPFDFKLFLAYTLIDSELIIEYFVRNLSEETLPFSIGAHPAFAIEGDIADYSLQFNKPDVLITHHLENENFNFETSVVESHSGKLDLKYDLFKNDALVFESLESDEVILQHLDVPVLKVTYEYFPYLGIWTKPNAPFLCIEPWCGVADNTIHDGNILEKEGIQLLPAGEDFLRAIRIEILR from the coding sequence ATGTTAATTACTATAACTAATAAATTTTTAACTGCTACTATAAATACTTTAGGAGCAGAGTTAGTATCGTTAGAAAAAAACCAGGTAAATTATATTTGGGAAGTGGATGAAAACTATTGGAATAAAACTTCTCCTGTTTTGTTTCCTATAGTGGGGCGTTTAAAAAATGATGTTTATACGCTAAATGGAAAAGAATATACGTTGCCTCGTCATGGTTTTGCTCGTAATTATGAATTTCAATATGAATTAAAAGCGGAACATCAAGTCGTTTTTGAGTTGGAGTCTAATGCGGAAACAAAATATAATTTTCCTTTCGACTTTAAGTTGTTCTTAGCTTATACTTTAATCGATAGTGAACTGATTATTGAATATTTTGTTCGAAATTTATCTGAAGAAACCCTGCCATTCTCTATTGGTGCTCATCCTGCTTTTGCGATTGAAGGTGATATTGCAGATTACAGTTTACAATTTAATAAACCGGATGTTTTAATTACGCATCATCTTGAGAATGAAAATTTTAATTTTGAAACATCTGTGGTAGAAAGTCATTCAGGAAAATTAGATTTAAAATACGATTTATTTAAAAACGATGCCTTGGTCTTTGAATCGTTAGAATCAGATGAAGTAATCTTGCAGCATTTAGATGTACCCGTTTTAAAAGTCACCTACGAATATTTTCCGTATTTAGGAATTTGGACAAAACCAAATGCTCCATTTCTTTGTATTGAGCCCTGGTGTGGTGTTGCCGATAATACGATTCATGATGGAAATATTCTAGAAAAAGAAGGTATTCAGCTTTTGCCTGCGGGAGAGGATTTTTTACGAGCAATAAGAATTGAGATTTTAAGATAA
- a CDS encoding Crp/Fnr family transcriptional regulator — translation MSAKCEQCIVRELSSLKALNKEELLRMAECKSSYEVKKGDPLFEEGEMLNGIYCVKDGVAKMSKLSANGKDQIVKLVKKGELLGQRSLISEEAANLSAVAIEDMQVCFIPKAEVLKFFNENNQFSLNMMKSVCGDLREADDHMVDMAQKTVKQRLAHTLLHLEKDFGTNEDGSLKIQLSREEIAGMIGTATESCIRLLSEFNKEGLIELSGKKIILVNKNMLQKMSE, via the coding sequence ATGAGTGCTAAATGTGAGCAATGTATCGTTAGAGAATTAAGTTCATTAAAAGCTTTAAATAAAGAGGAGCTTTTACGAATGGCTGAATGTAAATCATCTTACGAAGTAAAAAAAGGAGATCCTTTATTTGAAGAAGGAGAAATGCTTAATGGAATTTATTGCGTAAAAGATGGTGTGGCTAAAATGTCGAAATTAAGCGCCAATGGCAAGGACCAAATTGTTAAACTTGTAAAAAAAGGAGAACTTTTGGGTCAGCGTTCTTTAATTAGTGAAGAAGCGGCTAACTTAAGTGCTGTAGCAATAGAAGACATGCAAGTTTGTTTTATTCCAAAAGCCGAAGTATTAAAATTCTTTAATGAAAATAATCAATTTTCGTTGAACATGATGAAATCGGTTTGTGGTGATTTGCGTGAAGCAGACGATCATATGGTAGATATGGCACAAAAAACAGTAAAACAACGTTTGGCGCACACATTGTTACATTTAGAAAAAGATTTTGGCACTAATGAAGATGGAAGTTTAAAAATACAATTATCACGAGAAGAAATTGCGGGTATGATTGGAACTGCTACTGAAAGTTGTATTCGACTTTTGTCTGAATTTAACAAAGAAGGATTAATTGAATTAAGTGGCAAAAAAATCATTCTTGTAAATAAGAACATGTTACAGAAAATGAGTGAATAG
- a CDS encoding heavy metal translocating P-type ATPase gives MDDKNCFHCGKEYTASEKITYDEKSFCCVGCKTVYEIFSQNDLTCYYDYATSPGATPPEINGKYEFLDDEKISSKLLEFEETTTHIVSLYIPHIHCSSCIWILENLQKLQKGIIASQVNFTQKKVRITYQPEQTNLKEIVYLLASIGYEPYISLENYETGLNNIDRTLIYKLGVAFFCFGNIMLLSFPEYFEVDEFWIEKYKPFFRWLIFFLSLPSFLYSASGYYVSAYKSIRSSVLNIDIPIALGIIVMFIRSTVDIVFDYGQGFFDSLTGLVFFMLLGKLFQQKTYDFLSFERDYKSYFPIAVTKILSDGSEVPCQVYDIEKGDRLLIRNQELIPVDGILISPKTSLDYSFVTGEADPIEKKSGDKVFAGGKQIGGVIEMEVLFSVSQSYLTQLWSNDVFQKKIDQKHKSITDKVSQYFTPALLLLAFGALLFWLFIDTYIAFNVFTAVLIVACPCALALTAPFTLGNVLRIMGNNKMYLKNSLVVEQLAKVDTVVFDKTGTITSANKMQIEFVGTSLTSEEEQWVKNCIRNSNHPLSRKLYDFLPNTEKQNLTEFEEIIGKGIIAIIQNHKIEIGSDALMGETLTKDNLKQTKVNIKIDDHYKGYYLFNHQYREGLEQLFKDLTKNHYQVKVLSGDNDGEKAYLQSILPENTELIFNQKPEQKLAYIEKLQQEGKNVMMIGDGLNDAGALAQSNVGIAISENVNVFSPACDGIMDSLEFSKLFLYLRYAKDSMKTIYMSFGLSLLYNAIGLTFALAGKLSPLFAAIIMPMSAITIVSFVTIMSKFYGRKINKN, from the coding sequence ATGGACGATAAAAATTGCTTTCACTGTGGTAAAGAATATACTGCTAGTGAAAAAATAACGTATGATGAAAAATCATTTTGTTGTGTAGGTTGTAAAACTGTGTATGAAATTTTTAGTCAAAATGACTTAACATGTTATTACGACTATGCAACTTCACCAGGAGCAACACCACCAGAGATTAATGGTAAATATGAATTTTTAGACGATGAAAAAATTAGTTCGAAACTATTGGAATTTGAAGAAACTACAACACATATTGTTTCATTGTACATACCTCATATTCATTGTAGCTCGTGTATTTGGATTTTGGAAAATCTCCAAAAGCTTCAAAAAGGTATAATTGCATCGCAAGTAAATTTTACTCAGAAAAAAGTCCGTATAACTTATCAGCCAGAACAAACTAATTTAAAAGAAATTGTTTACTTATTAGCTTCTATAGGTTATGAGCCTTACATTAGTTTAGAAAACTATGAAACAGGATTAAATAACATTGATAGAACGTTAATCTATAAGTTAGGTGTAGCTTTCTTTTGTTTTGGAAATATTATGTTATTATCTTTTCCGGAATATTTTGAAGTTGATGAATTTTGGATTGAAAAATATAAACCTTTTTTCCGTTGGTTAATTTTCTTTTTATCCCTACCTTCTTTTCTTTATTCAGCAAGTGGTTATTACGTTTCAGCCTATAAAAGTATTCGTTCAAGCGTATTAAATATTGATATTCCTATAGCACTTGGTATTATTGTAATGTTTATACGAAGTACAGTTGACATCGTATTTGATTACGGTCAAGGTTTTTTTGATAGTCTAACAGGATTGGTTTTTTTCATGTTGTTAGGTAAGTTGTTTCAACAAAAAACGTATGATTTTTTATCTTTTGAACGTGATTATAAATCGTATTTCCCTATTGCAGTGACTAAAATACTTTCAGATGGTTCAGAAGTTCCGTGTCAAGTGTATGATATTGAGAAAGGAGACCGATTGTTAATCCGCAATCAAGAGCTCATACCCGTTGATGGAATTCTTATTTCGCCTAAAACATCGTTAGATTATAGTTTTGTTACTGGAGAAGCGGATCCAATTGAAAAAAAGTCGGGAGATAAAGTATTTGCAGGAGGAAAACAAATAGGAGGAGTAATTGAAATGGAAGTGTTGTTTTCTGTATCACAAAGTTATTTAACTCAATTATGGAGTAATGATGTGTTTCAAAAGAAAATTGATCAAAAACATAAATCCATAACAGATAAAGTAAGTCAGTATTTCACCCCCGCATTATTGTTGTTGGCATTTGGAGCGTTACTTTTTTGGCTATTCATTGATACTTATATTGCATTTAATGTTTTTACAGCTGTTTTAATTGTGGCCTGTCCTTGCGCATTGGCATTAACAGCGCCATTTACACTAGGTAATGTATTGCGAATTATGGGTAACAACAAAATGTATTTGAAAAATTCGTTAGTTGTTGAGCAATTAGCTAAAGTAGATACGGTTGTTTTTGATAAAACAGGAACAATTACATCTGCAAATAAGATGCAAATAGAATTTGTGGGTACTTCTTTAACTTCAGAAGAGGAACAATGGGTTAAAAACTGTATTAGAAATTCAAACCACCCTTTAAGTAGAAAGTTATATGATTTTTTACCAAATACTGAAAAACAGAACTTAACAGAGTTTGAAGAAATCATTGGTAAAGGAATTATTGCAATAATTCAAAATCATAAAATTGAAATTGGTTCCGATGCTTTGATGGGGGAAACTTTAACCAAAGATAATTTAAAACAAACCAAGGTTAATATTAAAATCGATGACCATTATAAAGGGTATTATTTGTTTAATCATCAATATAGAGAAGGTTTAGAACAATTATTTAAAGATTTGACCAAAAATCATTATCAAGTAAAAGTATTGAGTGGAGATAATGATGGAGAGAAAGCTTATCTGCAATCTATTTTACCCGAAAATACAGAGCTTATTTTTAATCAAAAACCAGAACAAAAGTTAGCCTATATTGAAAAATTACAGCAAGAAGGAAAAAATGTAATGATGATTGGGGATGGACTTAACGATGCGGGTGCATTAGCTCAAAGTAATGTTGGTATTGCTATTTCTGAAAATGTAAATGTATTTTCGCCGGCTTGTGATGGTATTATGGATTCTTTGGAGTTTTCAAAACTTTTCTTATATTTACGATATGCAAAAGACTCAATGAAAACGATTTACATGAGTTTTGGTCTTTCGCTTTTGTATAATGCAATCGGTTTAACTTTTGCGTTAGCTGGAAAATTGTCCCCACTATTTGCCGCAATTATAATGCCTATGAGTGCCATCACAATTGTAAGTTTTGTTACAATTATGAGCAAGTTTTATGGTCGTAAAATCAACAAAAATTAA
- the ccoS gene encoding cbb3-type cytochrome oxidase assembly protein CcoS, translated as MSVIYFLISVSIVIAIAFLIIFILAVKNGQYDDDYTPSVRMLFDDEVKNNSNKNKN; from the coding sequence ATGAGTGTTATTTATTTTCTAATTTCAGTAAGTATTGTTATTGCAATAGCTTTCTTAATCATCTTCATTTTAGCAGTGAAAAACGGTCAATACGACGATGACTACACCCCATCGGTGCGTATGTTATTTGACGACGAAGTGAAAAATAATTCTAATAAAAACAAAAACTAA
- the ccoN gene encoding cytochrome-c oxidase, cbb3-type subunit I gives MEVQQFRYDNKIVRNFIYASLLFGVVGMLVGLIVALFYLFPNLTDGIPWLSYGRLRPLHTNAVIFAFVGNAVFAGVYYSLQRLLKARMFSDFLSQVNFWGWQLIIVGAAISLPLGITTSKEYAELEWPFDIAIALVWVAFGINMIGTIIKRRERHIYVAVWFYIATFVAVALLHIVNSLEIPVSLTKSYSAYAGVQDALVQWWYGHNAVAFFLTTPFLGLMYYYLPKAANRPVYSYRLSIIHFWSLIFLYIWAGPHHLLYSTLPDWAQNLGVVFSVMLIAPSWGGMINGLLTLRGVWDKVRTDAILKFFVVGITGYGMATFEGPMLSLKNVNAIAHFTDWVVAHVHVGALAWNGFMTFGMIYWIIPRITKTQLFSQKLANFHFWIGTLGIVLYALPMYVAGFTQAEMWKQFNEDGTLVYPQFMETVTQILPMYAMRAVGGVLYLTGVLVGVYNIIKTVSVGSKVEDELAEAPALVTISKYRLRNEKWHSWLERKPVQFIVLTTIAVAIGGIIQIVPMLIVKSNIPTITSVKPYTPLELEGRDLYIREGCNNCHSQLVRPFRSEVKRYGEYSKSGEYVYDHPFLWGSKRTGPDLMRVGGKYNHNWHFNHMWSPQATSTGSIMPAYKWLFDNKAMSHDDVQKKMAVMAKLGVPYTQEDIDGALASIEKQSAEIEEGLKGDPKFVKAYDASKEKARLTGEKFVPMKDREIVALIAYLQRLGTDIKVKK, from the coding sequence ATGGAAGTACAACAATTTCGTTATGACAATAAGATAGTTCGTAACTTTATCTATGCTTCATTACTTTTTGGAGTAGTGGGTATGTTGGTGGGTCTTATTGTTGCTTTATTTTACTTATTTCCTAATTTAACTGATGGTATCCCTTGGTTAAGTTACGGTAGACTAAGACCATTGCATACTAATGCAGTAATTTTTGCATTTGTTGGGAATGCAGTATTTGCTGGAGTTTACTACTCTTTGCAACGTTTATTAAAAGCGAGAATGTTCAGTGATTTTTTAAGTCAAGTGAACTTCTGGGGTTGGCAGTTAATCATTGTAGGAGCAGCCATTTCCTTACCATTAGGTATTACTACATCAAAAGAATATGCCGAATTAGAATGGCCGTTTGATATTGCCATTGCCCTAGTATGGGTAGCTTTTGGTATCAACATGATTGGTACAATTATAAAAAGAAGAGAGCGTCATATTTATGTGGCGGTTTGGTTCTACATTGCAACATTTGTAGCGGTGGCTTTATTACACATTGTAAACAGTTTAGAAATTCCAGTGTCTTTAACAAAAAGTTATTCTGCTTATGCAGGTGTTCAAGATGCCTTGGTACAATGGTGGTACGGACACAATGCGGTAGCGTTCTTCTTAACTACTCCGTTCTTAGGATTAATGTATTATTATTTACCAAAAGCAGCAAACCGTCCGGTTTACTCTTATAGATTGTCAATTATTCACTTTTGGTCATTAATTTTCTTATATATCTGGGCTGGACCTCACCACTTATTGTATTCTACATTACCTGATTGGGCTCAAAATTTAGGAGTTGTGTTTTCTGTAATGTTAATTGCTCCATCTTGGGGTGGTATGATTAATGGATTGTTAACATTAAGAGGTGTTTGGGATAAAGTAAGAACAGATGCTATTTTAAAATTCTTTGTAGTAGGTATTACAGGTTATGGAATGGCAACTTTTGAAGGTCCTATGTTATCATTGAAAAATGTTAATGCTATTGCTCACTTTACTGATTGGGTTGTAGCTCACGTTCACGTAGGTGCTTTAGCTTGGAATGGATTCATGACATTTGGTATGATTTATTGGATTATTCCTAGAATAACAAAAACACAATTATTCTCTCAAAAATTAGCTAATTTCCACTTCTGGATTGGTACGTTAGGTATTGTATTGTATGCTTTACCAATGTATGTAGCTGGGTTTACTCAAGCAGAAATGTGGAAACAATTTAATGAAGATGGTACATTAGTATATCCTCAATTCATGGAAACTGTAACACAAATTTTACCAATGTATGCCATGCGTGCTGTTGGTGGTGTGTTATACTTAACAGGAGTTTTAGTTGGGGTTTATAACATCATTAAAACAGTTTCAGTTGGATCTAAAGTTGAAGATGAATTAGCAGAAGCACCGGCTTTAGTTACAATATCTAAATACAGATTACGTAATGAAAAATGGCACTCTTGGTTAGAAAGAAAACCAGTTCAGTTTATCGTATTGACTACTATTGCAGTTGCTATTGGGGGAATTATTCAAATTGTTCCTATGTTAATTGTAAAATCAAATATTCCAACTATTACAAGTGTAAAACCATATACGCCACTTGAATTAGAAGGTAGAGATTTATATATCCGTGAAGGTTGTAACAACTGTCACTCTCAATTAGTTAGACCTTTCCGTTCTGAAGTTAAACGTTATGGTGAATATTCAAAATCAGGAGAATATGTATACGATCATCCATTCTTATGGGGTTCTAAACGTACAGGTCCAGATTTAATGAGAGTTGGAGGAAAATACAATCACAATTGGCATTTTAACCACATGTGGAGCCCTCAAGCAACTTCAACAGGATCAATTATGCCAGCGTATAAGTGGTTATTTGACAACAAAGCAATGAGTCATGATGATGTACAAAAGAAAATGGCGGTAATGGCTAAATTAGGAGTACCTTATACTCAAGAAGATATTGATGGAGCATTAGCAAGTATTGAAAAACAATCAGCCGAAATTGAAGAAGGTTTGAAAGGTGATCCAAAATTTGTGAAAGCGTATGATGCAAGCAAAGAAAAAGCAAGGTTAACAGGTGAAAAATTTGTTCCAATGAAAGATAGAGAAATTGTAGCTTTAATTGCTTACTTACAACGATTAGGAACAGACATTAAAGTTAAAAAATAA
- a CDS encoding cytochrome c oxidase subunit IV, which translates to MLKFVKHNFDGINGVDIFPIISLVIFITIFVGYTVYALTYSKERVKEMSELPFND; encoded by the coding sequence ATGTTAAAGTTCGTAAAACATAATTTTGATGGGATTAATGGGGTTGATATTTTTCCTATTATCTCTCTAGTAATTTTCATTACCATCTTTGTAGGGTATACCGTTTATGCATTAACGTATAGCAAAGAACGAGTAAAAGAAATGAGCGAATTACCTTTTAACGATTAA
- a CDS encoding cbb3-type cytochrome c oxidase N-terminal domain-containing protein: MRKLIPVYIRIPLLYVIMFGVLEYFIDSGDRPALVKYPVVALFHVVFIFLLIAIEVVLNSVDKVSYQLLSEEEKAKLEADKNKPLAQQQAFKNWMRKLTASRSINEEKDMLLDHDYDGIKELDNVLPPWWVGLFYATVVFALVYLVRFHIMGDYTQDEEFTTEMKIADAKVEEYKKTAPDLMDKEKVTLLTDAGAIAAGKTLFDANCVACHRADAGGAIGPNLTDNKWILGGGIKNVFNTIMEGGRPGKGMVPWKESIKPSDIQKIASYVLSLQGTNPKDPKPTEPEAKEWKEEGAAAPATETPAPTAVDSTAKK, from the coding sequence ATGAGAAAATTAATCCCAGTATATATTAGAATTCCATTACTTTATGTAATCATGTTTGGAGTATTGGAGTATTTTATTGATTCAGGAGACCGACCAGCTTTGGTGAAATATCCTGTAGTAGCATTATTTCATGTGGTATTTATCTTTTTGCTAATTGCCATTGAAGTAGTTCTTAACTCAGTAGATAAAGTTTCTTATCAATTACTTTCTGAAGAAGAGAAAGCGAAATTAGAGGCAGATAAAAACAAACCATTAGCGCAACAACAAGCGTTTAAAAATTGGATGCGTAAATTAACAGCTTCTCGTTCGATTAATGAAGAAAAGGATATGTTGTTAGACCATGATTATGATGGTATAAAAGAGTTAGACAATGTGTTGCCACCGTGGTGGGTAGGTCTTTTTTATGCAACTGTTGTTTTTGCTTTAGTTTATTTAGTTCGTTTCCATATTATGGGCGACTATACTCAGGATGAAGAGTTTACTACAGAAATGAAAATTGCTGATGCAAAAGTAGAAGAATACAAAAAAACGGCTCCAGATTTAATGGATAAAGAAAAAGTAACGCTTTTAACGGATGCAGGTGCTATTGCTGCTGGTAAAACTTTATTTGATGCAAACTGTGTAGCGTGTCACAGAGCAGATGCTGGTGGTGCAATTGGACCTAATTTAACTGATAATAAATGGATATTAGGTGGTGGAATTAAAAATGTTTTCAACACCATTATGGAAGGTGGTCGTCCTGGAAAAGGAATGGTGCCTTGGAAAGAATCGATCAAACCATCCGATATTCAAAAAATAGCAAGTTATGTGTTGTCTTTACAAGGAACAAATCCTAAAGACCCAAAACCAACAGAACCTGAAGCTAAAGAATGGAAAGAAGAAGGAGCTGCTGCACCTGCAACAGAAACTCCTGCTCCAACAGCTGTAGATTCTACTGCAAAAAAATAA